One genomic region from candidate division WOR-3 bacterium encodes:
- a CDS encoding MlaD family protein, with translation MDRLKDWKGLRKEFMDNKIKRTLVGVYITLGVILFIIFYILLSGKFSLHHTKEIKVYFDDVTWLRTGDPVIIYGIEKGKVKSMSLQGDKVLVVLALAPEVVLYDDSKISIRLVSYLGSDRYIKIVPGKSGVIPEYYYGYNASFDIELVATKLDSLSNLFNNLKLPDLGNIGDRFTNMLDKNIKELKEMIKEPKDQLGLIALKLGVLLDSLNALLQKQGTVAKLVESDELYEEIRETNQALKSLIEDIKANPKKYLEIKVF, from the coding sequence ATGGACAGATTAAAAGATTGGAAAGGATTGAGAAAGGAATTTATGGATAACAAAATTAAAAGAACATTAGTTGGTGTTTATATTACGCTTGGTGTGATACTTTTTATTATATTTTATATACTTCTTTCAGGAAAATTCTCACTGCATCACACCAAGGAGATTAAGGTTTATTTTGATGATGTCACCTGGTTAAGAACCGGTGACCCGGTCATCATATACGGGATTGAGAAAGGAAAGGTTAAATCAATGTCGCTCCAAGGTGATAAGGTTCTGGTTGTTCTTGCACTTGCACCGGAAGTTGTGCTTTACGACGATTCAAAGATTTCTATTCGACTTGTAAGTTATCTTGGTTCTGACCGTTATATAAAAATCGTACCAGGAAAGAGCGGAGTAATTCCTGAATATTACTATGGTTATAATGCGTCATTTGATATTGAACTTGTGGCAACAAAACTTGATAGTTTGAGCAATCTGTTTAATAACTTAAAACTTCCGGATCTCGGTAATATTGGTGATAGGTTTACCAATATGCTGGATAAAAATATCAAGGAATTGAAAGAAATGATAAAGGAACCTAAAGACCAGTTGGGATTGATCGCATTGAAATTGGGTGTGCTTCTTGATTCGTTAAATGCACTCCTGCAGAAACAGGGAACTGTAGCGAAACTTGTAGAGTCTGATGAACTTTATGAAGAAATCAGGGAAACCAATCAGGCTTTGAAGTCATTGATTGAAGATATAAAGGCAAATCCCAAAAAATATTTGGAGATAAAGGTATTTTAA
- a CDS encoding ATP-binding cassette domain-containing protein produces MIEIKNLTKQFDGHYVLKDVSFTVEDANLVVVLGPSGTGKTVLLKSILRLLPVDSGAVYFDGRNILTADIKEVYEIRRTVGFIFQSSALFDSMNVYENVALPLFEHTRISDREVKEKVKTLLEIVGLPGREKLYPNALSGGMKRLVSIARALALEPRYLFYDEPTTGLDPIMRDRIVSLIANLKKEFKKSGIVVTHDLETARTVGDVIYMLKDGQIKRLERIEKGIYG; encoded by the coding sequence ATGATAGAGATAAAAAATTTGACAAAACAATTTGATGGGCATTATGTTTTGAAGGATGTGAGTTTTACTGTTGAGGATGCGAATCTCGTAGTTGTTTTAGGACCATCAGGAACAGGTAAGACGGTTCTTTTAAAATCAATACTTCGCTTATTACCAGTGGATAGTGGAGCGGTTTATTTTGATGGGCGGAACATTTTGACAGCCGACATTAAGGAAGTATATGAAATAAGGAGAACTGTTGGTTTTATTTTTCAGAGCAGTGCACTGTTTGATTCAATGAATGTTTATGAGAATGTTGCTTTGCCCCTTTTTGAGCATACCAGGATATCGGATAGGGAAGTAAAAGAAAAGGTTAAGACATTATTGGAGATAGTAGGATTGCCGGGCAGGGAGAAATTATATCCTAATGCTTTATCAGGTGGGATGAAAAGGCTTGTTTCAATTGCCCGGGCACTTGCCCTCGAACCCCGTTATCTTTTTTATGATGAGCCCACAACCGGGCTTGATCCGATTATGCGCGACCGGATAGTATCCTTGATTGCGAATTTAAAGAAAGAATTTAAAAAAAGCGGGATTGTTGTTACTCATGACCTTGAGACAGCCCGGACAGTTGGCGATGTGATTTATATGTTAAAAGATGGACAGATTAAAAGATTGGAAAGGATTGAGAAAGGAATTTATGGATAA
- a CDS encoding ABC transporter permease — MSLFSNIADYAESFLRSFFFRWNFRKHKIRILEQIDSVGIGSLPIIILISAFLGLVTTVQLSYQLLGILPRYFLGAVVGRMVLIELGPILTGLIVSGRCASAMAAEIGTMRVTEQIDALESMAINPYQFLGFPRIMGTLISLPILTVFSEFVAIYTGGLYAHTFLNVPLSVYNYGLVRNFYHRDLFGGLLKSILFSFAISTSGCYFGFKVRGGAKEVGAAATYAVVTACVLILILDFIVALLVFG; from the coding sequence TTGAGCCTTTTTAGCAATATTGCAGACTATGCTGAATCATTTTTGCGAAGTTTCTTTTTTCGCTGGAACTTTCGCAAGCACAAGATAAGAATTCTTGAGCAGATTGATAGTGTGGGTATTGGTTCACTGCCCATCATTATTCTTATCTCTGCATTTCTTGGTCTGGTCACAACCGTTCAGTTGTCATACCAATTACTTGGTATACTGCCCAGATATTTTCTTGGTGCAGTGGTGGGTAGAATGGTCTTAATTGAACTCGGACCAATACTTACTGGTTTGATCGTTAGTGGAAGATGTGCATCAGCAATGGCAGCAGAAATTGGGACAATGAGGGTTACGGAACAGATCGATGCCCTTGAATCAATGGCAATAAATCCATATCAATTTCTTGGTTTCCCCAGGATTATGGGAACACTCATTTCACTACCAATTCTAACCGTTTTTTCTGAATTTGTAGCAATTTATACTGGTGGATTATATGCCCATACATTTTTGAATGTTCCGCTCAGTGTTTATAATTATGGGCTGGTGAGAAATTTTTATCACCGCGACCTATTTGGTGGGTTGCTAAAATCAATTTTGTTCTCTTTCGCAATATCAACCTCTGGTTGCTATTTCGGGTTTAAGGTCAGGGGTGGTGCTAAAGAAGTTGGTGCGGCTGCTACCTATGCAGTTGTTACTGCCTGTGTTTTGATTTTGATTTTAGATTTTATTGTTGCCCTCCTTGTGTTTGGATAA
- the dnaB gene encoding replicative DNA helicase, whose translation MFEDKRVPPHSLEAEESVLGSALLDESAVVKILEILKEEHFYSPANQKIFRAIADLYNHNVTPDLVTVTDWLRKNKMLEDIGGADYLSNIVASVITTANVEHHARVVLDKAIKRTLIRSSMDILKNAFEDVQSAAEMVDIAQNLIFQIKERGLRKDPMPIKFFVTNILETAERMRGARLVTGVETGFFALDELTSGFQKGDFIIIAGRPSMGKTAFALNIAAFAAIKNNVPIAIFSLEMSAESLTQRMLCSEAGVNLRNLRRNILTDQDWVNLATAAGNLDRAPIFIDDSASLTMLELKTKARRLKVDYDIQLIIIDYLQMIAGSPGIKQAVSRQQEISEISRSLKALAKELDVPVAVVSQLSRMPEHRVGDHRPRLADLRESGALEQDADVVIFIYRHEFYHPDDPDTKGKAEIDVAKQRNGPTGRIELGFQKEFTRFTNLAPGSIVSEVEDFEPF comes from the coding sequence ATGTTTGAAGATAAAAGAGTCCCACCACATTCTCTTGAAGCCGAAGAATCAGTCCTCGGTTCCGCGCTCCTTGATGAATCAGCAGTTGTTAAAATTCTCGAAATCTTAAAAGAAGAACATTTTTATTCGCCGGCAAATCAAAAAATTTTTCGTGCGATTGCTGATTTATATAATCATAATGTCACCCCCGACCTTGTTACTGTTACCGACTGGTTAAGAAAGAATAAAATGCTTGAAGACATAGGAGGCGCAGATTATCTTTCAAATATTGTTGCCAGTGTGATTACCACCGCAAATGTAGAACATCACGCCCGCGTTGTTCTTGATAAGGCAATAAAAAGGACACTGATTAGATCTTCTATGGATATTTTAAAGAACGCTTTTGAAGATGTACAAAGCGCTGCGGAAATGGTTGACATTGCTCAGAATCTAATATTCCAGATAAAAGAAAGAGGATTGCGCAAGGACCCCATGCCGATAAAGTTTTTTGTTACAAATATACTTGAGACAGCCGAGCGAATGCGGGGGGCAAGATTAGTTACTGGTGTTGAAACAGGATTTTTTGCATTAGATGAATTAACCTCGGGTTTTCAGAAAGGCGATTTTATTATTATTGCTGGAAGGCCGAGTATGGGAAAGACGGCATTCGCTCTCAATATTGCTGCCTTTGCCGCAATAAAAAATAATGTGCCTATAGCAATATTTTCTCTTGAAATGTCTGCCGAAAGTTTGACCCAAAGAATGTTATGTAGTGAAGCAGGAGTTAATTTGAGAAATTTGCGGCGTAACATTCTTACAGACCAGGACTGGGTTAATCTTGCAACTGCAGCCGGGAACTTAGACCGTGCGCCAATATTCATAGATGATAGTGCTTCTCTAACAATGCTGGAATTAAAGACGAAGGCAAGAAGGTTGAAAGTTGATTATGATATTCAACTTATTATTATAGATTATCTCCAGATGATTGCTGGTAGTCCGGGGATAAAACAGGCGGTTTCCCGTCAACAGGAAATTTCAGAGATTTCTCGTTCATTGAAGGCATTGGCAAAAGAACTGGATGTTCCAGTTGCCGTTGTATCCCAACTTTCAAGAATGCCCGAACACCGGGTAGGAGATCACAGACCAAGACTTGCGGATTTAAGGGAAAGTGGTGCGCTTGAACAGGATGCAGATGTGGTAATATTTATTTATCGCCACGAATTTTATCATCCCGATGATCCTGATACCAAAGGGAAAGCAGAGATTGATGTAGCAAAACAGAGGAACGGACCTACGGGCAGGATTGAACTCGGTTTTCAAAAAGAGTTTACAAGATTTACAAACCTTGCACCTGGTTCTATAGTTTCGGAGGTGGAGGATTTTGAGCCTTTTTAG
- the coaBC gene encoding bifunctional phosphopantothenoylcysteine decarboxylase/phosphopantothenate--cysteine ligase CoaBC: MKVVLGITGSIAGYKALELIRLLRRNGNEVKVVLTKSALEFVTPLTCQTLSDNEVYIDQFVLTKGIKHISLNDWADILVIAPATANIIGKTAAGIGDDLLSTTIISFQKPVLFVPAMDTGMWNNRIVQDNLKKLKKNGYYFLEPDSGALASGKVGKGRFPKLDRIYKKIIVCAAGYKTLADKKILITGGRTEEDIDSVRVITNRSSGIMALELYEAAKCRDGDVRLIIGQTSVSVPDEPGIFRVRTSEEMLQTLKKHIEWTDTLIMSAAVGDYKPLKLCETKIHSDSLRLDLKKNIDILQSMRSYKKNKTFIGFSVEDKNVLKRAREKLKEKGLDYIISNPVSVIGKETTSVTILTKNGKITELGTMTKWEIANRILDLIVEE; the protein is encoded by the coding sequence GTGAAGGTCGTTTTAGGAATAACTGGTTCTATTGCTGGGTATAAGGCATTAGAACTTATCAGACTTTTGAGGCGTAATGGTAACGAAGTAAAGGTAGTACTTACAAAATCTGCTCTTGAATTCGTTACCCCACTTACCTGCCAGACACTTTCTGATAACGAAGTTTATATTGACCAATTTGTTCTAACAAAGGGGATTAAACACATTTCACTAAATGATTGGGCTGACATATTAGTAATTGCACCTGCCACCGCAAATATCATTGGTAAGACAGCAGCAGGGATAGGAGATGATTTACTTTCTACAACGATAATCTCTTTTCAGAAGCCGGTGCTTTTTGTACCTGCGATGGATACAGGAATGTGGAATAACCGGATTGTCCAGGATAATTTAAAAAAACTGAAAAAAAACGGATATTATTTTCTTGAACCAGATTCAGGGGCGCTTGCTTCAGGCAAGGTTGGTAAAGGAAGATTTCCCAAATTGGATAGAATTTATAAAAAAATAATTGTTTGTGCTGCTGGATACAAAACACTTGCCGATAAAAAGATTCTCATAACCGGTGGGAGAACAGAAGAAGATATTGATTCGGTCCGGGTTATTACAAATCGTTCTTCAGGAATTATGGCACTTGAATTGTATGAGGCAGCAAAGTGCAGGGATGGAGATGTCAGGTTGATTATTGGACAGACGAGCGTTTCAGTGCCTGATGAGCCGGGTATATTCAGGGTGAGGACATCAGAAGAAATGTTGCAAACATTGAAAAAACACATTGAATGGACGGATACTCTAATAATGAGTGCTGCAGTTGGTGATTATAAACCTTTAAAGTTGTGTGAGACAAAGATTCACTCTGATTCTTTGAGATTGGATTTAAAAAAGAATATTGACATTTTGCAATCAATGAGAAGTTATAAGAAAAATAAAACATTTATCGGTTTTTCTGTAGAGGATAAAAATGTATTAAAAAGAGCCCGGGAAAAATTGAAGGAAAAGGGACTCGATTATATTATTTCCAATCCAGTTTCGGTTATCGGGAAAGAAACTACTTCTGTAACCATATTAACAAAGAATGGAAAAATTACAGAATTGGGAACAATGACGAAATGGGAGATAGCAAATCGTATTCTTGATTTAATTGTTGAAGAATAG
- the cobO gene encoding cob(I)yrinic acid a,c-diamide adenosyltransferase, which translates to MIQIYTGNGKGKTTAALGIAMRAVGHGKKVIMIQFMKGKINYGELKSAKLLKNFKIEQYGRPDFVDKDNPAKIDIELAKKGFERAKELIKSKKYDIIILDELNVAVDYGLISVKEVVELLKKTPKKIEIIITGRYMPEELQDYADLISEIIEVKHYFQQGVKARKGIEY; encoded by the coding sequence ATGATTCAGATATATACCGGCAATGGTAAAGGAAAGACGACTGCAGCATTGGGGATTGCTATGCGTGCAGTGGGGCACGGGAAAAAGGTTATAATGATTCAGTTTATGAAGGGAAAGATAAATTATGGCGAACTGAAATCAGCAAAACTTTTAAAAAATTTTAAAATTGAACAATACGGCAGGCCGGATTTTGTTGACAAAGATAATCCTGCAAAAATAGATATTGAATTAGCAAAAAAGGGGTTTGAAAGGGCAAAAGAATTGATAAAAAGTAAAAAATACGATATTATTATTCTTGATGAGCTGAATGTGGCAGTAGATTATGGATTGATTTCTGTTAAAGAAGTTGTTGAATTGTTAAAGAAGACACCAAAGAAAATAGAGATAATTATAACTGGTAGATATATGCCTGAAGAATTACAGGATTACGCCGACTTGATAAGCGAAATCATAGAAGTAAAGCATTATTTCCAGCAAGGCGTTAAGGCACGGAAAGGAATAGAATATTAA
- a CDS encoding PPC domain-containing DNA-binding protein produces MTYKKYQNYYILRLQKGEEIIESIKIFAKKIKLKGAFLYGLGVGERLKLGYFDAHKKSYIEKHFEDEYEFTSFLGNVSYFEKELVIHIHVTITDKNFNAFGGHLFSGYVPATLEIIVLPFDKKMVRKKDSDTGLNLLEI; encoded by the coding sequence ATGACATACAAGAAATACCAAAATTATTATATTTTACGATTACAAAAAGGTGAAGAAATAATTGAGAGTATAAAAATTTTTGCAAAAAAGATAAAATTAAAAGGCGCATTTCTTTATGGTCTTGGTGTTGGTGAGAGATTGAAACTCGGTTATTTTGATGCCCATAAGAAATCTTATATAGAAAAGCATTTTGAAGACGAATACGAATTTACGAGCTTTCTTGGTAATGTTTCCTATTTTGAGAAAGAGCTGGTTATTCATATCCATGTTACAATTACTGATAAAAACTTTAATGCCTTTGGTGGTCATTTATTTTCAGGTTATGTTCCAGCAACATTAGAAATAATTGTTTTGCCGTTTGATAAAAAAATGGTGCGTAAAAAAGATTCTGATACAGGTTTGAATTTGCTTGAGATATAG
- a CDS encoding biotin--[acetyl-CoA-carboxylase] ligase → MIIGSKLYYLDEVDSTNEYAKKIINGASEGTVILADIQTAGKGRLDRQWYSPEGGLYLSIILFAEKQLLIPILAGVAICETFNNNYDILLGIKWPNDILLNDKKIAGVLVEVVDTAVILGIGINLNIREFPEELEKNAGSIFLETKKKLDKMMVFNDLCREIDNNYQMLKDNKTSELLQKWRNYTIMFGKTVEIDTPEKVVKGRAIDIAGNGALVLVLPDGKIDKVLAGDCRIIKEIKP, encoded by the coding sequence GTGATTATCGGTTCTAAACTCTACTATCTTGACGAGGTTGATTCAACTAATGAATACGCAAAAAAAATTATCAATGGTGCAAGTGAAGGCACGGTAATCCTTGCTGATATCCAGACTGCAGGAAAAGGAAGGCTTGACCGTCAATGGTATTCCCCGGAAGGTGGGCTATATTTGTCTATTATTTTATTCGCAGAAAAGCAACTATTGATTCCGATTCTTGCTGGTGTCGCAATCTGCGAAACTTTTAATAACAACTATGATATTTTGTTGGGAATAAAATGGCCTAATGATATTCTCTTGAATGACAAAAAGATTGCTGGTGTTCTTGTTGAAGTTGTGGATACTGCTGTAATTCTTGGTATTGGCATAAATTTGAATATCCGCGAATTTCCTGAAGAGCTGGAAAAAAATGCCGGTTCAATATTTCTTGAGACGAAAAAAAAACTTGATAAAATGATGGTGTTTAATGATCTGTGTCGAGAGATTGACAATAATTATCAGATGTTGAAAGATAACAAAACAAGTGAATTACTTCAGAAGTGGAGAAATTATACAATTATGTTTGGTAAAACCGTGGAGATTGACACCCCTGAGAAAGTAGTCAAGGGTAGGGCGATTGACATTGCAGGTAATGGTGCTTTAGTTCTTGTGCTTCCCGATGGTAAGATTGATAAGGTTCTGGCTGGAGATTGCAGGATTATTAAAGAAATCAAACCTTGA
- a CDS encoding 3-ketoacyl-CoA thiolase — protein MPFLRKKIYACAGYNTIALGSGRKEFHPKKPRPGIEHYIKEAGLGAIEQIKNPENIDEGVIGNFVADRFCRQGNLGGFFPYVHPTFQYKPCIHVEGACDSGGLALVTSVKNILSELADVVLCIGVEVQNTVKALYCADYLAAAGWYAGERKNGHAYFFPDKFSERAGAYMKKFGEQKTREAMAQWYVNAIENARKNPKAQEYHNTNPDLFNTGMTKPDPRSFCEFLNVYDCSKVSDGASALIFASEEGLKKIGVDKKDAVEIVAFAQVQDNITTPPPDLTKLTTCEIAAKRAYEKAGIKPGDLSVLEVHDCFTIAGIMAIEAAGFANHGEGADFVKAGKTKSNGIIPTNTTGGLIGYGHPTGATGVRQAVDVVHQLLGKAGDCQVKIDSNRPFGMISSMGGNDKTVVTMIFKKTE, from the coding sequence ATGCCTTTTTTGAGAAAAAAAATTTATGCCTGTGCAGGATATAATACAATTGCCCTGGGCTCAGGAAGAAAAGAGTTTCATCCTAAAAAACCCAGGCCCGGGATTGAGCATTACATTAAAGAAGCAGGTCTCGGTGCGATTGAACAAATTAAAAATCCTGAAAATATTGATGAGGGTGTGATTGGTAATTTTGTCGCAGATAGATTTTGTCGTCAGGGTAATCTGGGTGGATTTTTTCCTTATGTTCATCCAACATTTCAATACAAACCCTGTATCCATGTTGAAGGTGCCTGTGATTCGGGTGGGCTTGCATTGGTAACGTCGGTGAAAAATATCCTTTCGGAACTTGCGGATGTTGTTTTGTGCATTGGGGTTGAGGTGCAAAATACAGTTAAAGCATTATATTGTGCGGATTATCTTGCTGCAGCAGGCTGGTATGCAGGTGAAAGAAAGAATGGGCATGCATATTTTTTCCCTGATAAGTTTTCTGAGCGCGCTGGTGCATATATGAAAAAATTTGGTGAACAGAAGACAAGGGAAGCAATGGCACAATGGTATGTGAATGCGATTGAAAATGCAAGAAAGAATCCAAAGGCACAGGAATACCATAATACAAATCCTGATTTATTTAATACTGGAATGACAAAGCCAGACCCCAGATCATTTTGTGAATTTTTGAATGTCTATGACTGTTCAAAGGTATCGGATGGTGCAAGTGCCTTGATCTTTGCTTCAGAGGAAGGTTTGAAGAAAATTGGTGTTGATAAAAAAGATGCAGTTGAAATCGTTGCTTTTGCACAGGTGCAGGACAATATTACAACACCTCCACCTGATTTGACAAAACTAACGACCTGTGAAATTGCCGCAAAAAGGGCTTATGAGAAGGCAGGTATAAAACCGGGTGATTTGAGTGTGCTTGAGGTTCATGATTGTTTTACGATTGCCGGTATAATGGCTATAGAAGCTGCGGGATTTGCCAATCATGGTGAAGGTGCAGATTTTGTAAAGGCAGGTAAGACAAAGAGCAATGGTATTATCCCAACGAATACAACCGGTGGTCTTATTGGTTATGGCCACCCGACCGGTGCTACAGGTGTAAGGCAGGCGGTTGATGTTGTTCATCAATTACTCGGTAAGGCGGGTGATTGTCAGGTAAAGATTGATTCAAATCGTCCTTTTGGAATGATTTCGAGTATGGGCGGGAATGACAAGACCGTAGTTACAATGATTTTTAAAAAGACAGAATAG
- a CDS encoding 3-hydroxyacyl-CoA dehydrogenase family protein, which produces MNLDERLQNVSVIGAAGKMGSGIAALIAQEMLRLRFENPDKIYRLNLIDVSEKGLDGLRDYLRSQFIRTAEKTIVSLRDKYKDRADLVENAEIVDAYVNDGMKLLNFSTELTLAKNSHLIFEAIIEDEKVKIKTYKSLKKMVSKDTFFLTNTSSIPIGYLDEKSGLDGRLIGYHFYNPPVVQKLVEVICSKYTKNELKDIAGELGKRLRKTLVPANDISGFIGNGHFMRDGLFALEEVLRLKGKYKLPGAIYIMNRVSQDFLLRPMGIFQLIDYVGIDVFQCILKVMRTHLGADELKHKLIDKMMKMGIKGGQYPDGSQKDGFLKYDKNRPVGIFDLKKGEYFIINDDWKKKIDKQLGPLPEGFVPWKALLGDKNKEEKLRAHFSALKNMNTLGAELALNYLKRTKEIAENLVKQGVANSADDVNAVLTNGFYWLYGPINEYAK; this is translated from the coding sequence ATGAATCTGGATGAAAGACTACAGAATGTATCGGTAATTGGTGCTGCAGGCAAGATGGGTAGTGGAATTGCAGCATTGATTGCCCAGGAGATGTTGAGATTGCGATTTGAAAATCCGGATAAAATTTATCGGCTGAATCTGATCGATGTAAGTGAAAAGGGACTTGATGGACTCCGAGATTATTTAAGATCACAATTTATAAGGACTGCAGAAAAGACAATTGTTTCGCTAAGAGACAAATACAAAGACCGCGCCGACCTTGTGGAGAATGCGGAGATTGTTGATGCCTATGTGAATGATGGTATGAAACTTTTGAATTTCAGCACTGAACTGACCCTGGCAAAGAACAGTCATTTAATATTTGAGGCAATAATTGAGGACGAAAAAGTTAAGATAAAAACCTATAAGTCATTGAAAAAAATGGTCTCAAAGGATACCTTCTTTTTGACAAACACCTCAAGTATACCGATAGGTTATCTTGATGAAAAATCAGGTCTTGATGGAAGATTGATTGGTTACCATTTTTATAACCCACCGGTCGTTCAGAAACTTGTGGAAGTTATATGTTCAAAATACACTAAGAATGAATTAAAGGATATTGCCGGTGAACTTGGTAAACGTCTTCGTAAGACACTCGTTCCTGCCAATGATATTTCTGGTTTTATCGGCAATGGACATTTTATGCGTGATGGTCTATTTGCCCTTGAAGAAGTTTTAAGATTGAAAGGGAAATATAAGTTACCCGGTGCAATTTATATAATGAATCGTGTGAGTCAGGACTTCCTTTTGAGACCCATGGGAATCTTCCAGTTGATAGATTATGTAGGGATTGATGTATTCCAGTGTATCCTTAAAGTAATGAGAACCCATCTTGGTGCTGATGAATTAAAACACAAATTGATTGACAAAATGATGAAAATGGGAATAAAAGGGGGACAATATCCGGATGGCTCACAGAAAGACGGTTTTTTAAAATACGATAAGAATCGTCCGGTTGGAATTTTTGATTTGAAAAAAGGCGAATATTTTATTATCAATGATGACTGGAAAAAGAAAATTGATAAGCAACTGGGACCTTTGCCTGAAGGTTTTGTTCCCTGGAAGGCACTGCTCGGAGACAAAAATAAAGAAGAAAAATTAAGGGCTCATTTTTCAGCACTAAAAAATATGAATACACTTGGTGCAGAACTCGCACTTAATTACTTAAAGAGGACAAAAGAAATTGCAGAGAATCTTGTAAAACAGGGTGTTGCAAACTCAGCTGATGATGTTAATGCAGTTTTGACCAATGGATTTTACTGGTTATACGGACCAATAAATGAGTATGCTAAGTAA